ATGCACAGCGAAATGGTGCGTCTGTAAGGACATACTGTGAGGTTCATGACATTGAAAACTTGGACGGAGATGGGAATCAGGTTACTTTCTTTGATAGAGTCTCTCGAAAGACTGAATCCGTTGTAGTAGATTGCGTTGTGAACGCAACGGGACCATGGGCTGATGAAGTAGCTGATATGGCTTCAGCGAATGTGGAGATACGGTCAAACAAAGGAGCGCATGTTATTCTTGACCGACGAGTGGTGAATGTAGGTATCATTGCAAAGGCTGTCGACGGCCGGATGATTTACTTATTCCCTCACGAGAATACAGCTTTGTTGGGAACAACTGCTCTCGACACTTGGGAGGATCCCGACAAGCTTGTGGCTAGCAGCGATGAAATTGAGTATCTTCTGAAAAGCATGGAGTGGGTTGTTCCCTCTATTCGCGAAGCAAGAATCATTCGAACAATGGAGGGTGTTCGCCCGCTGGTTGCTGATTGGAAGAAACCAGAAGATGATGTGACCCGTGGCTATGAAATACTCGCCCATGAGGATGGCGCTCCTGGTATCTTCAGTTTCGTCGGAGGAAAGCTTGTGATGTGTCGTCACATGGCCGAATCTGTTACTGATATGGTATGCGAATGGCTTGGAGTAGATAAAACATGTTACACCCATATGCGGCCTCTGCCAGGAATGGATGGCGATCTTGATGTTCTGGCGCTTTCCAAGAAATATGGTGTTTCACAGCATATGGTCGAGCGCATGCGCACTCGCCACGGGACTGAGACTGAACAAGTGCTTGAGCTAGCCGATGCCCACCCTGAATGGAAGACCACTGTATGCACATGTGAACCTGTAATGGAAGCTGAATTGAGATACTCGATACAAGAGGAATTCCCCCGTTCCCTAAATGACCTACGAAGGCGAGTAAGATTGGGTACTGGCCCTTGCCAAGGTACTTTCTGTACATACAAAGCCTCAGCCATTCTTACAAAGGAACTTGACTGGTCTGGTATCGATTATCAACTTGAAATCATGGACTACTTAGCTGAACGTTGGAAAGGAAAGCGCCCATCGTTGAGAGGCGAGCAACTGAGCCAAGAGGAGCTGATGCAGGGAATATACTCCTGTGTAGGCAATATTGACCAGTCTGATGCAGAGTATCAACGAAAGCCATGGGAGGGGATCTGCTGATGGACCTCGAGAGCGACTTGGTAGTTATCGGCGGTGGCATGGCCGGCTTAGTTGCAGGTAGTATTGCATCAGAATCGGGTTTTGATGTCACAGTATTGAGAAAAGGACAAAGCGCAACTGCGTATTCTTCTGGAGCTATCGATGTTGCTGGGTATATGCCTGGATCATGCTATCCTTTTGCGTCTCCTATTGAAGGAATGATTTCACTGGCTAATTCTCATGCTTTTCATCCGTACGGATTCCTCGAAGATGTGTCTTCAGCTGTTATTGAGGAGACTGAACTATCGGAGTACCATATGGGCGAGGCCATATCATGGCTAAAAGATGAACTTGAGGAAACTCCTGCGTCCTTGCATGGATCGCTAGACAAGAATATCGAATCTATCACTATGCTGGGCACGACAAAACCAACTTGCCTTCTCCAGAAAAGCATGAACCCTGGTAATCTTATGTCTGACCCTGATAGTTGCTTATTATTCGTGGGCTTTCCTGGTCATCAGGATTTCGATGCTGAGGTAGCAGCTCGCACATTTGTTGATAATCAACTATCGGATAAGACTCCTCCACGCAAAGTTGGTCACTGTAAATTATCCG
The nucleotide sequence above comes from Candidatus Thorarchaeota archaeon. Encoded proteins:
- a CDS encoding FAD-dependent oxidoreductase; the encoded protein is MADDYDVVVIGGGSTGTAVARDCAMRGLETLLLERDDIASATVGTCAGMISSGLKYMDEPEIVDMCSEEVVHFRRIARHLIMKNPILTPLMQMSDVSTGGNFAEEYSKRAETRDVPPVLFLTPEDALEIEPTLNPDIIASIYFEEYFISPFRLCLLQAIDAQRNGASVRTYCEVHDIENLDGDGNQVTFFDRVSRKTESVVVDCVVNATGPWADEVADMASANVEIRSNKGAHVILDRRVVNVGIIAKAVDGRMIYLFPHENTALLGTTALDTWEDPDKLVASSDEIEYLLKSMEWVVPSIREARIIRTMEGVRPLVADWKKPEDDVTRGYEILAHEDGAPGIFSFVGGKLVMCRHMAESVTDMVCEWLGVDKTCYTHMRPLPGMDGDLDVLALSKKYGVSQHMVERMRTRHGTETEQVLELADAHPEWKTTVCTCEPVMEAELRYSIQEEFPRSLNDLRRRVRLGTGPCQGTFCTYKASAILTKELDWSGIDYQLEIMDYLAERWKGKRPSLRGEQLSQEELMQGIYSCVGNIDQSDAEYQRKPWEGIC